Proteins found in one Flavobacterium channae genomic segment:
- a CDS encoding serine hydrolase domain-containing protein, whose amino-acid sequence MKKLLLFVFAFSSFTFAQDKFTRMDSLLNYLYENNKFMGSLTIREGENVVFNKAYGFADVEKNIKANRLTRYKIGSISKTFTAVMVMQLIEEKKLTLQTKLNRFYPKIKNAEKISIYDLLHHRTGIVDLVNQDTTFHKVIDKKHSKEDILKVITAYKSNFEPGSKYEYSNSNFFILGCIIEKLTKKSYAENLQNRIVKKAELGTYENKTEMTDKGAVTKKVFIPTTYFSEEATNTEGKESYSYYFDGTNWVKSPENHNSIAFASGGITSTPADLTKFIYALFNGKLVNQASLEQMKEIKEGYGKALIQFPFGERRFYGHGGRIENFSSMLGYYPTEKLSFSLISNGDNFVQNDIIIGILSIYYKMPFPFPQFMKMDKAELAKFTGTYASKDIPIKITVSEKNGELSAQATGQGAFPLTFKEEKTFVFAAAGIEMVFGDNSFVLNQGGAKFNFTKE is encoded by the coding sequence ATGAAAAAATTACTTCTTTTTGTATTTGCTTTTTCGAGTTTCACTTTTGCGCAAGATAAGTTCACCCGTATGGATAGTTTATTAAACTATTTATACGAAAACAACAAATTCATGGGTTCGTTAACCATTCGCGAAGGGGAAAATGTGGTTTTTAATAAAGCGTATGGTTTTGCTGATGTTGAAAAAAATATCAAAGCCAATCGCTTAACACGATACAAAATAGGTTCAATTTCTAAAACTTTCACCGCTGTAATGGTGATGCAATTGATTGAAGAGAAAAAACTAACCTTGCAAACCAAATTAAATCGTTTTTATCCAAAAATTAAAAATGCTGAAAAGATTTCGATTTATGACTTACTGCACCATAGAACCGGAATAGTAGATTTAGTAAATCAGGACACTACTTTTCATAAAGTAATAGATAAAAAACATTCGAAAGAAGACATTTTAAAAGTAATTACAGCTTATAAATCGAATTTTGAACCTGGAAGCAAATACGAATACAGCAATTCTAACTTTTTTATTTTAGGTTGTATTATCGAAAAACTGACCAAAAAATCATACGCAGAAAATCTTCAAAATAGAATCGTAAAAAAGGCAGAATTAGGCACTTACGAAAACAAAACCGAAATGACGGATAAAGGTGCTGTAACTAAAAAAGTATTTATTCCTACAACATATTTTAGTGAAGAAGCTACAAATACAGAAGGCAAAGAAAGTTATTCCTATTATTTTGATGGCACAAATTGGGTAAAATCACCAGAAAATCATAATTCGATTGCGTTTGCTTCTGGCGGCATTACTTCTACTCCTGCCGATTTAACAAAATTTATTTATGCCCTTTTCAATGGAAAACTAGTTAATCAAGCTTCTTTAGAGCAAATGAAAGAAATCAAAGAAGGTTATGGAAAAGCCTTAATTCAGTTTCCTTTTGGCGAAAGACGTTTTTATGGTCATGGTGGAAGAATTGAAAATTTCAGTTCGATGTTAGGTTATTATCCAACCGAGAAATTGAGTTTTTCTTTGATTTCAAATGGCGATAATTTTGTGCAAAACGATATTATCATTGGAATTTTGAGTATTTATTACAAAATGCCGTTTCCTTTTCCTCAATTCATGAAAATGGATAAAGCAGAATTAGCAAAATTTACTGGAACTTATGCATCAAAAGACATTCCTATAAAAATTACCGTTTCTGAAAAGAATGGCGAATTATCAGCACAAGCAACAGGACAAGGCGCTTTTCCATTGACATTTAAAGAAGAAAAGACTTTCGTTTTTGCCGCTGCTGGAATTGAGATGGTATTTGGAGATAACTCTTTCGTTCTAAATCAGGGCGGAGCAAAATTTAACTTCACAAAAGAATAA
- a CDS encoding DNA-3-methyladenine glycosylase I codes for MENKNRCAWCEKDDLYRNYHDNEWGKPVYDDATIFEFLVLETFQAGLSWYTVLAKRENFRKAFDNFDLIKVANYSEDKMAELAEDTGIIRNKLKIKATVTNAIAFLKVQEEFGSFSKYIWGFVDGKPIDNKPKTLKNVAATTPISDALSIDLKKRGFKFVGSTVVYAHMQATGMVNDHVIDCWTRK; via the coding sequence ATGGAAAATAAAAACCGTTGCGCTTGGTGCGAAAAAGACGATTTGTACCGTAATTATCATGATAACGAATGGGGGAAACCCGTTTATGACGATGCCACTATTTTCGAATTTTTGGTTTTAGAAACGTTTCAGGCGGGATTGAGTTGGTATACGGTCTTAGCAAAAAGAGAAAACTTCAGAAAAGCATTTGACAATTTTGATTTGATAAAAGTAGCCAATTATTCAGAAGATAAAATGGCTGAATTAGCAGAAGACACAGGAATTATTCGAAACAAATTAAAGATTAAGGCTACGGTTACCAATGCAATAGCATTTTTAAAAGTACAGGAAGAATTTGGGTCTTTTTCAAAATATATTTGGGGATTTGTTGATGGAAAACCGATTGACAACAAACCTAAAACATTAAAAAATGTAGCAGCCACTACTCCTATTTCAGATGCTTTAAGCATAGATTTGAAAAAACGTGGCTTTAAATTTGTCGGCTCTACGGTTGTGTACGCTCACATGCAAGCAACTGGAATGGTAAATGATCATGTAATAGATTGTTGGACAAGAAAATAA
- a CDS encoding GLPGLI family protein — translation MKIHSLFLLFPFFGLSQTVEVKYYNNQIFKSDQIVEYIPKEIKPNYAQNHYSYTLINSNNISVFKNDKIVEISLENDTINEIELYEIFGDKHIVVEEKNTKPFDYSSKESLILKDFNSKTLEFERKLESKVIVKDSLINWEWKPIKGTEEILGYKCKKAITNKYGSIKTAYYTEEIPISDGPFNHTGLPGLILKISSEKNEIIAYEIHKKKENIQIEKPTFEGKKLTLKELEKEINKLNNKYQIEFDNKIKNQ, via the coding sequence ATGAAAATTCACTCTTTGTTTTTACTATTTCCTTTTTTTGGCCTTTCGCAAACAGTAGAAGTTAAATATTATAACAATCAAATTTTTAAATCGGATCAAATTGTAGAATATATTCCCAAAGAAATTAAACCAAACTATGCTCAAAATCACTATTCATACACATTAATTAACAGTAATAACATTTCTGTTTTTAAAAATGATAAAATTGTAGAAATCTCGCTAGAAAATGACACAATTAATGAAATTGAATTATATGAAATCTTTGGTGATAAACATATCGTGGTAGAAGAAAAAAATACAAAACCTTTTGATTATTCATCAAAAGAAAGTTTAATCCTTAAAGATTTTAATTCTAAGACTTTAGAATTTGAAAGAAAACTAGAAAGTAAAGTTATTGTAAAAGATTCTTTAATCAATTGGGAATGGAAACCAATAAAAGGAACAGAAGAAATCCTTGGTTACAAATGTAAAAAAGCAATTACAAATAAATATGGATCGATAAAAACAGCATATTATACAGAAGAAATACCTATCTCGGATGGCCCATTTAATCATACTGGATTACCTGGTTTAATTTTAAAAATTAGTTCTGAAAAAAACGAAATAATTGCCTATGAAATTCATAAAAAGAAAGAGAATATTCAAATAGAAAAACCAACTTTTGAAGGCAAAAAACTGACACTAAAAGAACTAGAAAAAGAGATCAATAAGTTAAACAATAAATATCAGATTGAGTTTGATAATAAAATCAAAAATCAGTAA
- a CDS encoding nicotinamide mononucleotide transporter family protein: MPNTIATIKSITNSKYLDFIGVVLVVGVSVYLEYYKTTFDFNWDGKNYSFYLGYFSILNTCLSMMATRLVTKKNNIGNLISTCNTLLSGSIDYLLGNIGAILTYPVSFFGNYFAFRIWKKKQYLNAIDGIFFRNMAIGLLLSLVLNYIAFTTFSDKAIDWLLFFAIAIPAGISFGGTFNIGRMYPDNWINWQVYNLFKIIQNVMLMNIANTAKYVFYMFNAILGYITWKDDKAKQL; this comes from the coding sequence ATGCCAAACACTATCGCTACCATCAAAAGCATTACCAATAGCAAATATCTCGATTTTATTGGAGTGGTTTTGGTGGTGGGCGTTTCGGTATATCTTGAATATTACAAAACCACATTTGATTTTAATTGGGACGGAAAAAATTACTCTTTTTATTTGGGTTACTTTTCAATTTTAAACACGTGTTTGTCGATGATGGCAACGCGATTGGTTACCAAGAAAAACAACATTGGAAATCTAATTAGTACTTGTAATACATTACTTAGTGGTTCTATCGATTATCTTTTAGGAAATATTGGTGCGATTTTAACATATCCAGTTTCGTTTTTTGGAAATTATTTTGCTTTCAGAATTTGGAAAAAGAAACAATATTTGAATGCTATTGACGGTATCTTTTTCCGAAATATGGCAATTGGTTTACTACTTTCGTTAGTATTGAATTACATTGCCTTCACAACATTTTCAGACAAAGCGATTGATTGGCTATTGTTTTTTGCGATTGCTATTCCAGCCGGAATTAGTTTTGGTGGCACCTTTAATATAGGAAGAATGTATCCTGATAATTGGATTAACTGGCAAGTATATAATTTATTCAAAATCATACAAAATGTAATGCTAATGAACATTGCCAACACCGCAAAATACGTGTTTTATATGTTCAATGCGATTTTGGGTTATATCACTTGGAAGGATGATAAAGCAAAGCAACTATAA
- the rpsI gene encoding 30S ribosomal protein S9 — MGAIHKIGRRKCAVARVYVSEGTGKITVNKREFSNYFPTATLQYKVMQPLAMTENASNFDVKVNVYGGGTTGQAEAVRMAIARAMCEVEAENRAILKPEGLLTRDPRMVERKKFGQKKARKRFQFSKR, encoded by the coding sequence ATGGGAGCTATTCACAAAATCGGTAGAAGAAAATGCGCTGTTGCACGTGTTTATGTTTCAGAAGGAACAGGAAAAATCACTGTAAACAAAAGAGAATTCAGTAACTACTTCCCAACTGCAACTTTACAGTACAAAGTAATGCAACCTTTAGCTATGACTGAAAATGCATCAAACTTTGACGTTAAAGTAAACGTTTATGGTGGTGGTACTACAGGACAAGCAGAAGCTGTAAGAATGGCTATCGCTCGCGCTATGTGTGAGGTTGAAGCTGAAAACAGAGCTATCCTTAAACCAGAAGGATTATTAACAAGAGATCCTAGAATGGTTGAACGTAAAAAATTCGGTCAGAAAAAAGCACGTAAGAGATTCCAATTCTCGAAACGTTAA
- the rpsB gene encoding 30S ribosomal protein S2, with protein MANKIDVKELLEAGVHFGHMTRKWDPNMAPYIYMERNGIHIINLYKTAAKIEEANEALKKIAASGRKVLFVATKKQAKDIVAEKAAACNMPYITERWPGGMLTNFVTIRKAVKKMASIDRMKKDGTFMTLSKKERLQVDRLRAKLEKNLGSIADMSRLPAALFVVDVKAEHIAIKEAQKLNIPVFAMVDTNSDPRPIDFVIPANDDASKSIDKVLSLVSAALIEGLSDRKVEKDELPAKEVEATEAPATETEA; from the coding sequence ATGGCAAACAAAATTGACGTTAAAGAGTTATTAGAAGCAGGTGTACATTTCGGACACATGACTCGTAAATGGGATCCAAACATGGCTCCTTACATTTATATGGAACGTAATGGTATTCATATCATTAACTTATATAAAACTGCAGCTAAAATTGAAGAAGCTAACGAAGCTTTGAAAAAAATTGCTGCATCTGGTAGAAAAGTATTATTCGTTGCTACCAAAAAACAAGCAAAAGATATCGTTGCTGAGAAAGCAGCTGCATGTAACATGCCTTACATCACTGAAAGATGGCCAGGTGGTATGTTAACTAACTTCGTAACTATCCGTAAAGCTGTTAAAAAAATGGCTTCTATTGATAGAATGAAGAAAGACGGTACTTTCATGACTTTATCTAAAAAAGAAAGATTACAAGTAGATCGTTTACGTGCTAAATTAGAGAAAAACTTAGGTTCTATTGCTGACATGTCTAGACTTCCAGCAGCTCTTTTTGTAGTAGACGTTAAAGCGGAGCATATTGCAATTAAAGAAGCACAAAAATTAAACATTCCAGTTTTCGCAATGGTAGATACGAACTCGGATCCACGTCCAATTGATTTCGTAATTCCTGCAAATGACGATGCTTCTAAATCTATTGATAAAGTTTTATCTTTAGTATCTGCTGCTTTAATCGAAGGTCTTTCTGATAGAAAAGTTGAAAAAGACGAATTACCAGCTAAAGAAGTAGAAGCTACTGAAGCTCCTGCTACTGAAACTGAAGCATAA
- the tsf gene encoding translation elongation factor Ts, with protein sequence MANITAADVNKLRTITGAGMMDCKKALVEAEGDFDLAIENLRKKGQKVAANRSDRESTEGAAVAVINADNTAGVAITLNCETDFVGKNEAFVKLANDLANQALNYATKEELLASDFNGITVAEKLIEQTGVIGEKIEIGAFERLEGAFVGSYIHAGKIATLVALSANVAGADEAAKNVAMQAAAMNPIALNEAGVDAAIIEKEIEIAKEQLRAEGKPEAMLDNISKGKIQRFYKDNTLVNQDFIKDSSMSVANYIKSVDANLTVTGFRRVALG encoded by the coding sequence ATGGCAAATATTACTGCTGCAGACGTAAATAAATTAAGAACTATCACTGGTGCTGGAATGATGGATTGCAAGAAAGCATTAGTGGAAGCAGAAGGAGATTTCGATTTAGCTATCGAAAACTTAAGAAAAAAAGGTCAAAAAGTAGCTGCTAACCGTTCAGATAGAGAATCTACTGAAGGAGCTGCTGTTGCTGTTATCAATGCTGATAATACTGCTGGAGTTGCAATCACTTTAAACTGTGAAACTGACTTCGTAGGTAAAAATGAAGCATTCGTAAAATTAGCAAACGATTTAGCTAACCAAGCATTAAACTATGCTACTAAAGAAGAATTATTAGCTTCTGATTTCAACGGAATTACTGTTGCTGAGAAATTAATCGAGCAAACAGGAGTTATCGGAGAAAAAATCGAAATCGGTGCTTTTGAAAGATTAGAAGGTGCATTTGTTGGATCTTACATCCACGCTGGTAAAATTGCTACTTTAGTAGCTTTATCTGCTAACGTTGCTGGTGCTGACGAAGCTGCTAAAAACGTTGCAATGCAAGCTGCTGCTATGAACCCAATTGCTTTAAACGAAGCTGGTGTTGATGCTGCAATCATTGAAAAAGAAATCGAAATCGCTAAAGAGCAATTAAGAGCTGAAGGTAAACCAGAAGCAATGTTAGATAACATTTCTAAAGGAAAAATCCAACGTTTCTACAAAGACAATACTTTAGTAAACCAAGATTTCATCAAAGACAGTTCTATGAGTGTTGCTAACTACATTAAATCTGTAGATGCTAACTTAACTGTAACTGGATTCAGAAGAGTTGCTTTAGGATAA
- a CDS encoding autorepressor SdpR family transcription factor, with the protein MNAIFKALNDETRRDILELLRKQEMTAGDIADQFHISKPSISHHLDILKRADLVTSEKKGQFVVYSLNTTIVDDILQWIITLKK; encoded by the coding sequence ATGAACGCAATTTTCAAAGCCTTAAACGACGAAACCAGAAGAGATATTCTGGAATTGCTGCGCAAACAGGAAATGACGGCTGGCGATATTGCGGATCAATTTCATATTTCAAAACCCAGTATTTCGCATCATTTAGATATTTTAAAACGTGCCGATTTAGTCACGAGCGAGAAAAAAGGGCAATTTGTAGTCTATTCTTTAAACACTACAATTGTTGACGACATTTTACAATGGATTATTACCCTAAAAAAATAA
- a CDS encoding queuosine precursor transporter produces the protein MFQRRKDIIYVILVGIFITNALVAELIGGKLIYIGDVVMSLGILPWPIVFITTDLINEYFGEKGVKKLSFITAGLIAYTFFLLLIGLQIPAVKGDGLITDEQFTAVFGQSMWIIVGSITAFLVSQLIDVTIFHFVKNRTGKKMIWLRSTGSTVISQLFDSFIVLGIAFWLPGKIDTKMFIASALTGYTVKLLIAIGLTPLIYLGHFLIEKYLAKDGK, from the coding sequence ATGTTTCAAAGAAGAAAAGATATTATTTATGTAATTCTTGTTGGAATATTTATAACCAATGCTCTAGTTGCCGAATTAATAGGTGGAAAATTGATTTACATCGGAGATGTTGTAATGAGCTTAGGAATTTTACCTTGGCCCATAGTTTTCATTACAACCGACTTAATCAACGAATATTTTGGCGAAAAAGGAGTAAAAAAGTTATCATTTATTACAGCCGGATTAATTGCTTATACATTTTTCCTATTATTAATTGGATTACAAATTCCTGCCGTTAAAGGCGATGGTTTAATTACGGATGAACAATTCACAGCTGTGTTCGGGCAAAGCATGTGGATTATTGTGGGAAGTATCACGGCTTTTTTGGTATCTCAATTAATTGATGTTACCATTTTCCACTTTGTAAAAAACCGAACAGGAAAAAAAATGATTTGGTTGAGAAGTACAGGTTCAACCGTAATTTCACAACTTTTTGATAGTTTCATTGTCTTAGGGATAGCCTTTTGGCTACCCGGAAAAATCGATACTAAAATGTTTATAGCATCTGCATTAACAGGCTATACAGTAAAACTATTAATTGCTATTGGATTGACTCCATTAATTTATTTAGGACATTTTTTAATTGAAAAATACTTAGCAAAAGATGGAAAATAA
- the rplM gene encoding 50S ribosomal protein L13 produces the protein MNTLSYKTVSANKATADKQWIVVDAEGHNLGRLSTKVAMLLRGKYKPSYTPHVDCGDNVIVINAEKINLTGNKLDDKTYIRHTGYPGGQRSLTARVMQQKNPALLVEKAVKGMLPKNKLGAELFRNLNVYVGSEHKHAAQTPKTVNLNDLK, from the coding sequence GTGAACACATTAAGCTACAAAACAGTATCAGCAAACAAAGCAACTGCAGACAAGCAGTGGATTGTTGTGGACGCTGAAGGGCATAACTTAGGTCGTTTATCTACAAAAGTAGCTATGCTATTAAGAGGTAAATACAAACCAAGTTATACACCGCACGTTGACTGTGGAGATAACGTAATTGTTATCAACGCAGAAAAAATCAACCTTACTGGTAACAAGTTAGATGACAAAACGTACATCAGACACACTGGTTACCCAGGAGGACAAAGAAGTTTAACTGCTAGAGTAATGCAACAAAAAAATCCTGCATTATTAGTAGAAAAAGCTGTAAAAGGAATGTTACCTAAAAACAAATTAGGTGCTGAATTATTCCGCAATTTAAATGTATATGTAGGTTCTGAGCACAAACATGCAGCTCAAACACCTAAAACCGTTAACCTAAACGATCTTAAGTAA
- a CDS encoding VF530 family protein: protein MSNDPLHGKTLKTIVEQLVGFYGFHTLAELINIKCFKENPSVNSSLKFLRKTDWARKKVEELYIRTLPKL from the coding sequence ATGAGCAACGACCCACTTCACGGAAAAACTTTGAAAACTATTGTAGAACAATTAGTTGGTTTTTATGGATTTCACACTTTAGCAGAACTAATAAACATTAAATGTTTTAAGGAAAATCCATCTGTAAATTCAAGTCTAAAATTCTTAAGAAAAACGGATTGGGCTAGAAAAAAAGTTGAGGAATTGTACATTAGGACTTTGCCGAAATTATAA
- a CDS encoding LacI family DNA-binding transcriptional regulator: protein MKAKATLKQIALEFGVSISTVSKALSDSPEISEATKIKIQEYAALKNYKPNSIAKNLKNQRTNTIGLIIPNILNPFFAKVFSGIEKKALASGYNVITGISNESFRKEKQVMDMLNNGTIDGFIVSVAEETQSLKDYKHFKDIMNSGTPIVMFDRVADGINCDKVVVDDFDSAYDATSHLIKLGSKKIALLSTVNNLSVGKLRLEGYKKALTDAKIEIDKELIVLETATDDLDVKLQKLISAKKMDAVFALDEHSSTMTMRMALKQGTKIPEELNIIGFADGVWSRRLTPSLSTVSQHAPEIGAKAAELLIHKLNSKDEFYQPQTVVIKTELRQRESTRKL, encoded by the coding sequence ATGAAAGCAAAAGCAACTCTAAAACAAATTGCACTTGAATTTGGTGTGTCAATTTCAACGGTATCTAAAGCATTAAGTGATAGCCCAGAAATAAGTGAAGCAACTAAAATAAAAATTCAAGAATATGCTGCTTTAAAAAATTATAAACCAAATAGCATTGCTAAGAATTTAAAAAACCAACGTACTAATACTATTGGTTTAATAATTCCAAACATACTAAATCCTTTTTTTGCTAAAGTTTTTAGTGGAATTGAAAAGAAAGCATTAGCAAGCGGTTATAATGTTATTACGGGAATTTCAAATGAATCTTTTAGAAAAGAAAAACAAGTAATGGACATGCTAAACAATGGAACCATTGACGGATTTATTGTTTCTGTTGCTGAAGAAACACAGTCGTTAAAAGATTACAAGCATTTTAAAGATATTATGAATAGTGGTACTCCTATTGTAATGTTTGATAGAGTGGCTGACGGGATTAATTGCGATAAAGTAGTGGTAGATGATTTTGATTCTGCTTATGATGCTACTTCTCATTTAATTAAATTAGGAAGTAAAAAAATTGCATTGCTTTCAACTGTAAATAATCTTAGCGTTGGGAAATTACGTTTAGAAGGATACAAAAAAGCATTAACAGATGCCAAAATAGAAATAGATAAAGAATTGATTGTTCTGGAAACGGCCACAGATGATTTAGATGTTAAATTACAAAAATTGATTTCTGCAAAAAAAATGGATGCTGTTTTTGCATTAGACGAACACAGTTCTACTATGACAATGCGAATGGCTTTGAAGCAAGGAACAAAAATTCCAGAAGAATTAAATATCATTGGTTTTGCTGATGGTGTTTGGTCAAGAAGATTAACGCCTAGTCTATCAACCGTGAGCCAACACGCGCCAGAAATTGGAGCTAAAGCAGCCGAATTGTTAATTCACAAACTCAATTCTAAAGATGAGTTTTACCAACCGCAAACTGTTGTAATAAAAACAGAGTTGCGTCAGAGAGAATCGACTAGGAAGTTATAG
- a CDS encoding SdpI family protein — MEKLKKEIPFIIISLLPFIYLAFIWNNLPDEIPMHWNGSGEIDDWGKKIEIIFPLLLISGIGYFTFLIIPSLDPKGNLDKMGNKLHNLRYIISVFLTLLALFIVYSIQMKNSNPKMIFVIIGLLFTFLGNYFKTIKPNYFIGIRTPWTLENEEVWKKTHILGGKLWFVGGLLMALTFVLPNNVQFYTFMGITAVISIVPIVYSYLKFKKIKKPNHF; from the coding sequence ATGGAGAAGTTGAAAAAAGAAATTCCGTTTATCATTATTTCATTATTACCTTTCATTTATTTAGCATTTATTTGGAATAATCTACCCGATGAAATTCCGATGCATTGGAATGGTTCTGGTGAGATTGACGATTGGGGTAAAAAGATAGAAATAATTTTTCCACTGTTGCTGATTAGTGGAATTGGTTATTTTACATTTTTGATTATTCCGTCATTAGATCCTAAAGGAAATTTAGATAAAATGGGAAACAAATTGCATAATTTAAGATATATAATAAGTGTATTTTTAACCTTATTGGCATTATTTATAGTGTATAGCATTCAAATGAAAAACTCAAATCCTAAAATGATTTTTGTTATTATTGGTTTGCTATTTACATTCTTAGGCAATTATTTCAAAACCATAAAACCTAATTATTTCATTGGAATCAGAACGCCTTGGACATTAGAAAACGAAGAAGTTTGGAAAAAAACACATATACTAGGCGGGAAACTATGGTTCGTAGGCGGACTTTTAATGGCGTTGACATTTGTATTGCCAAATAATGTTCAATTCTATACTTTTATGGGAATTACTGCCGTTATTAGTATTGTTCCGATTGTGTATTCGTATTTGAAATTCAAAAAAATCAAGAAACCTAATCACTTTTAA
- a CDS encoding LytR/AlgR family response regulator transcription factor: MTKILIVEDQVLIANHIKEILIEVYDFQVELAFKISQATEKLQNFMPDIILLDINLGEKMSGIEWAQENIKKEKVIFITGQTEIETIKNALTIHPIAYLTKPIKSVDLIAAIELAQEQLKSKTIVIKDGYNEIKLNFDEILFIKSDKNYIDIQLSNRKITTRNTLENISKQLPEEVFIKVHRSYVINKSKILVKSTNAIQIENFEIPLSRNLAVGL; the protein is encoded by the coding sequence ATGACTAAAATATTGATTGTTGAAGATCAAGTTTTAATTGCTAATCATATTAAAGAGATTTTAATTGAAGTTTATGATTTTCAGGTTGAGCTCGCTTTTAAAATAAGTCAGGCAACAGAAAAGTTGCAAAATTTTATGCCAGATATTATTCTATTAGATATTAATTTAGGTGAAAAAATGTCTGGGATTGAATGGGCTCAAGAGAATATTAAAAAAGAAAAAGTAATATTTATTACTGGACAAACCGAAATTGAAACCATAAAAAACGCTTTAACAATTCACCCCATTGCTTATCTAACAAAACCTATAAAATCTGTTGATTTAATTGCTGCAATCGAATTAGCGCAAGAACAATTAAAGTCTAAAACTATTGTGATTAAAGATGGTTACAATGAAATTAAATTAAATTTTGACGAAATATTATTCATTAAAAGCGATAAAAATTACATTGATATACAACTGTCAAATCGAAAGATTACTACACGAAATACACTTGAAAATATCTCAAAACAATTGCCTGAAGAAGTTTTTATTAAAGTGCATCGTTCTTATGTGATTAATAAAAGCAAAATTTTGGTAAAATCTACAAATGCAATTCAAATTGAGAATTTTGAAATACCATTGTCAAGAAATTTAGCAGTAGGATTATAG